A window from Planctomycetota bacterium encodes these proteins:
- a CDS encoding TIGR03663 family protein: MTRRTAAVALILAVAAGALAFRLPRLALRPLHCDEAVEAVKTGILFDTGVYRYDPHEYHGPTLHYATVPFLWLSGARSFADSSETTYRLVSVTFGVGLILLLLLVGDGLGWPAAAVAGALLAISPAMVFYHRYYIHEPLLVFFTAGAIGAGWRYARSGRLGWALAAGACLALMHATKETCVLAFAAMGLALAAKLAWRKLWGETIDLRGLLKARHLALAAAAAIAVSVTLFSSFFTHWRGPLDSILTYKSYLTRSGGAGAHDHPWHYYLGTLAYARYGRGAWWSEGLILALALVGFVAALWPRRSGERLTPLPRFLAFYTLFLTAIYAAIPYKTPWCALSFLHGMTLLAGLGAVTLVRRVPTHLLKAAVVLLLAAAGYHLASQAHRAALDRRFVCDYRNPYVYGHTTWDLLEVSRRAEQIAAVHPKGHAMVIKVIASDLDYWPLPFYLRRFPNVGYWDRLPADPDADFVIVSADLADALERRLRGEYFGETRGLRPRVLLRVYIRRDLWNAFIHRQAQAAPGG; the protein is encoded by the coding sequence ATGACCCGCCGAACCGCCGCCGTCGCACTCATCCTGGCCGTGGCAGCCGGAGCCCTCGCGTTCCGGCTGCCACGCCTTGCTTTGAGGCCCCTGCACTGCGACGAGGCGGTCGAGGCGGTGAAGACGGGCATTCTCTTCGACACAGGCGTCTACCGCTACGACCCCCACGAGTACCACGGCCCCACCCTCCACTACGCCACCGTGCCGTTCCTCTGGCTGAGCGGCGCCAGGTCGTTCGCCGACTCGTCCGAGACAACCTACCGCCTCGTCTCCGTGACCTTCGGGGTCGGGCTGATCCTGCTGCTGCTCCTCGTCGGCGACGGCCTCGGCTGGCCCGCGGCGGCCGTGGCGGGGGCGCTCCTGGCCATCTCGCCGGCGATGGTCTTCTACCACCGCTACTACATCCATGAGCCGCTCCTCGTCTTCTTCACCGCGGGGGCGATCGGGGCCGGCTGGCGCTACGCGCGCAGCGGCCGGCTCGGCTGGGCGCTCGCCGCCGGCGCCTGCCTGGCGCTCATGCACGCCACGAAGGAGACCTGCGTGCTCGCCTTCGCCGCCATGGGCCTGGCCCTCGCAGCCAAGCTGGCCTGGCGCAAGCTCTGGGGCGAGACGATTGACCTCCGCGGCCTGCTCAAGGCTCGCCACCTGGCTCTGGCCGCTGCCGCGGCCATCGCCGTGTCGGTCACGCTCTTCAGCTCGTTCTTCACCCACTGGCGCGGGCCGCTGGACTCGATCCTCACCTACAAGAGCTACCTCACGCGGTCCGGCGGCGCGGGCGCTCACGACCACCCCTGGCACTACTACCTGGGCACCCTGGCCTACGCGCGCTACGGCCGCGGCGCCTGGTGGAGCGAGGGGCTGATCCTGGCCCTCGCGCTCGTGGGCTTCGTGGCCGCGCTCTGGCCCCGCCGCTCGGGCGAGCGCCTCACCCCCCTCCCCCGCTTCCTGGCCTTCTACACGCTGTTCCTCACGGCCATCTACGCGGCGATCCCCTACAAGACCCCCTGGTGCGCGCTCAGCTTCCTGCACGGCATGACCCTGCTCGCCGGCCTGGGCGCCGTCACGCTCGTGCGCCGCGTGCCCACCCATCTGCTCAAGGCCGCCGTGGTGCTGCTGCTCGCGGCGGCAGGATACCACCTCGCCAGCCAGGCCCACCGGGCCGCTCTCGACCGACGTTTCGTTTGCGACTACCGCAACCCCTACGTCTACGGCCACACGACCTGGGACCTGCTGGAAGTTTCGCGCCGCGCCGAGCAGATCGCCGCCGTGCACCCCAAGGGGCACGCGATGGTGATCAAGGTGATCGCCTCCGACCTCGATTACTGGCCCCTCCCTTTCTACCTGCGGCGCTTCCCGAACGTGGGCTACTGGGACCGCCTCCCCGCCGACCCTGACGCCGACTTCGTCATCGTCTCGGCCGACCTGGCCGACGCGCTGGAGAGGCGCCTGCGGGGCGAGTACTTCGGCGAGACCCGCGGCCTGCGCCCCCGCGTGCTCCTGCGTGTCTACATCCGCCGCGACCTGTGGAACGCCTTCATCCACCGCCAGGCCCAGGCCGCGCCGGGCGGGTGA
- a CDS encoding DUF2283 domain-containing protein, whose protein sequence is MVKHPYLEITYRKGKPFAGYLYLSDRRPAEPCRTEEVSPGVLVDTASDGEVLGIEFLSPGSVTPEDLRAITRRLHGVQVPTEDLSPVMAH, encoded by the coding sequence ATGGTCAAACACCCCTACCTCGAGATCACATACCGCAAGGGCAAGCCCTTCGCGGGCTATCTGTATCTGAGCGACAGGCGACCCGCGGAGCCGTGCCGCACAGAGGAGGTCAGCCCCGGTGTGCTGGTAGACACCGCCTCCGACGGGGAGGTGCTCGGCATCGAGTTCCTGTCCCCCGGCTCTGTGACCCCCGAGGACCTTCGAGCCATCACCCGACGGCTCCACGGCGTGCAGGTGCCGACGGAGGACCTCAGCCCGGTCATGGCCCACTGA
- a CDS encoding addiction module protein, which produces MSPRTQEVLTEALALSAGERAELMEQLLASFGIAERERVDTLWAEEAEDRIDAYDRGELRAKPASEVFHRIERSRTR; this is translated from the coding sequence ATGTCGCCGCGAACACAAGAGGTCCTTACGGAGGCACTGGCCCTGTCGGCTGGGGAGCGCGCGGAGCTGATGGAGCAGCTTCTCGCGAGTTTCGGGATCGCGGAGCGAGAACGCGTGGATACACTGTGGGCAGAGGAAGCGGAGGACCGGATTGACGCATACGATCGCGGGGAACTGCGAGCGAAGCCAGCCAGCGAGGTGTTCCACCGAATCGAGCGGAGCCGAACCAGGTGA
- a CDS encoding Gfo/Idh/MocA family oxidoreductase, producing MSPMPLCRRQILQGSALALFSVVPRWVLGGPGQKAPSDTLARGVIGTGGRGQAFLTPRDRRVVAVCDVDKNHLEAAAKKVGSGCTPYADFRQLLEVQAIDEVCIATPPHWHALISIQAAQAGKDVLCEKPMTKFIREGQAIADAIRRYGRVFQIGTYGRYGMGRLRKLVQSGRLGKPLLVRAGRAQGYNWNVKWFTGLRHLPPQPVPPNLDYNLWLGPAPFKPYHPHRVHFMFRCYWDYDGGGLADQGQHHLDPIQYMLDKDDTGPAEVEAVAPWPAHDDACGPWHSVTIRYPDDITILIESGEWGPEPQPAPFLEGPNGKVWRDGRCEPAGLMDGLDALPDTKPLISFEEAERTRKPSGGGADSSHRANTLFLLGNIAIRLGRKIRWDPVKQQCIGDDEANRLVDIPMRAPWHLPEA from the coding sequence ATGTCGCCAATGCCCCTTTGCCGCCGGCAGATCCTTCAGGGTAGCGCGCTGGCCCTCTTCAGCGTCGTTCCCCGATGGGTTCTCGGCGGCCCGGGCCAGAAGGCGCCCAGCGATACGCTGGCCCGCGGCGTGATCGGCACCGGGGGACGCGGCCAGGCGTTCCTCACGCCGCGCGACCGCCGCGTCGTCGCCGTGTGCGACGTGGACAAGAATCACCTCGAGGCCGCCGCGAAGAAGGTGGGCTCCGGCTGCACCCCCTACGCCGACTTCCGCCAGCTCCTCGAGGTGCAGGCCATTGACGAGGTCTGCATCGCCACCCCGCCCCACTGGCACGCGCTCATCAGCATCCAGGCGGCCCAGGCGGGCAAGGACGTGCTCTGCGAGAAGCCGATGACGAAGTTCATCCGCGAGGGGCAGGCCATCGCCGACGCCATCCGGCGCTACGGGCGCGTCTTCCAGATCGGCACCTACGGCCGCTACGGCATGGGCCGCCTGCGCAAACTCGTCCAGAGCGGACGCCTGGGCAAGCCGCTCCTCGTGCGCGCCGGCCGCGCCCAGGGCTACAACTGGAACGTCAAGTGGTTCACGGGCCTCCGCCACCTGCCGCCGCAGCCCGTGCCGCCGAACCTCGACTACAACCTGTGGCTTGGTCCCGCGCCCTTCAAGCCCTATCACCCGCACCGCGTGCACTTCATGTTCCGCTGCTACTGGGACTATGACGGCGGCGGCCTGGCCGACCAGGGCCAGCACCACCTCGACCCCATCCAGTACATGCTCGACAAGGACGACACGGGGCCGGCCGAGGTCGAGGCCGTGGCCCCCTGGCCCGCGCACGACGACGCCTGCGGCCCCTGGCACAGCGTCACCATTCGTTACCCCGACGACATCACGATTCTCATCGAGAGCGGCGAATGGGGGCCGGAGCCGCAGCCCGCCCCCTTCCTCGAGGGCCCGAACGGCAAGGTGTGGCGCGACGGCCGCTGCGAACCCGCCGGCCTGATGGACGGCCTTGACGCGCTGCCCGACACCAAGCCGCTCATCAGCTTCGAGGAGGCCGAGCGCACGCGCAAGCCCTCGGGCGGGGGCGCCGACAGCTCGCACCGCGCCAACACCCTCTTCCTCCTCGGCAACATCGCCATCCGGTTGGGCCGCAAGATCCGCTGGGACCCCGTGAAGCAGCAGTGCATCGGCGACGACGAGGCCAATCGCCTTGTAGACATCCCGATGCGGGCACCGTGGCATTTGCCGGAAGCGTGA
- a CDS encoding type II toxin-antitoxin system RelE/ParE family toxin, translating to MNVDFLDEAEEEFLAAIGRYNGDREGLGDEFAGEVRRALERIVEYPQAWVALSRRTRRCLMNRFPYGILYQVRGDTLLIVAVMHLHRDPQSWRRRLPPGQR from the coding sequence GTGAACGTGGACTTCCTCGACGAGGCGGAAGAGGAGTTCCTGGCCGCGATAGGCAGGTACAATGGCGACCGTGAGGGCTTGGGTGACGAGTTCGCCGGTGAAGTGCGGCGAGCGCTTGAGCGCATCGTCGAATACCCCCAGGCCTGGGTCGCCCTGTCGAGGCGAACTCGCCGTTGCCTGATGAACCGCTTTCCGTACGGGATTCTCTACCAGGTGCGCGGCGACACCCTCTTGATCGTCGCCGTGATGCACCTTCACCGCGATCCCCAGTCGTGGCGCAGACGCCTCCCACCTGGGCAGCGGTGA
- a CDS encoding DUF1080 domain-containing protein has translation MSGWLKMGVLVCLMASMAAAGEEGVTVLFDGKNLDAWTQKPTGGWTIDAEGALAWQKGCGYIWTKEQFGNFVLDLDFKVSKGANSGIFIRTAKTGDPVQTGIEVQILDSTGRQKPGKNDCCSIYDVLAPSKNAEKPVGEWNHVTITCNENKIEVVLNGEKVIDMDLDQWTEAGKNPDGSKNKFKTAYKDMPRKGFIGFQDHGNAVWYKNVTLKALPEKKSQ, from the coding sequence GTGAGTGGTTGGCTGAAGATGGGCGTGCTCGTATGCCTGATGGCCTCGATGGCCGCGGCCGGCGAGGAGGGCGTGACCGTGCTCTTCGACGGCAAGAACCTCGATGCCTGGACGCAGAAGCCCACCGGCGGCTGGACGATTGACGCCGAGGGCGCGCTGGCCTGGCAGAAGGGCTGCGGCTACATCTGGACGAAGGAGCAGTTCGGCAACTTCGTGCTTGACCTCGACTTCAAGGTCTCCAAGGGCGCCAACAGCGGCATCTTCATCCGCACGGCCAAGACCGGCGACCCCGTGCAGACAGGCATCGAGGTCCAGATTCTCGACTCCACGGGCCGCCAGAAGCCGGGCAAGAACGACTGCTGCTCGATCTACGACGTCCTCGCCCCCTCGAAGAACGCCGAGAAGCCGGTCGGCGAGTGGAACCACGTCACCATCACCTGCAACGAGAACAAGATCGAGGTCGTCCTCAACGGCGAGAAGGTGATCGACATGGACCTCGACCAGTGGACCGAGGCGGGCAAGAACCCCGACGGCTCGAAGAACAAGTTCAAGACGGCCTACAAGGACATGCCGCGCAAGGGCTTCATCGGCTTCCAGGACCACGGCAACGCCGTGTGGTACAAGAACGTCACCCTCAAGGCGCTGCCCGAGAAGAAAAGCCAGTGA